From a single Paenibacillus sp. FSL W8-0426 genomic region:
- a CDS encoding Ig-like domain-containing protein, whose protein sequence is MSTNKKQDASLRLAGETSAPIISYNVPEPTSYTGRTYIELTFPDDSFLPSAAGNNSIVSRAASAKNESPVEALRKAKRSGERMTEKLKKLTEEEVEQAALEGKQLSICRTMTGALAHRFKGDSTASINAVNAASLRPPLPTTDDGGYPPSVPTDPGGGGDGSFPDPVDPKISVSITSPAPNTRITGPHTGAPVTITGKALVTVGGGTISHVRVKIGDGDYNEATLLTNGSWTFNTIIATEGSLAIKAQAEHSFGSVTNVSTVTVNVDLEDPDTVPPTVAITSPVPGQHYSAAGRDSISVMIEGTASDMHGVSKVELIVDGGASVLVDTSDRYANWKKALTLGAGNHSIVARATDSFGLTGETSLTVLIDATPPTISITSPAADGNVAGTHTKGAILEVTGTALDDHGIRVVEVTVDNNPVYTRAAEVEPNNWSKWKAAVQIDQSGPHFITARATDLAGNTVETMIKVNVTIVPEITSRTNRIILIESYRLSSFCGQYGIGRMLNTFSLLPGEKSKITIRSYTQSEESLKDASSILDSVTDDIALEFEKSIGDESSNKTVYEESDAYKLEASMGISWGGCLSASASASTSGTTNAAREQLTKNIVNAAEKHVSKASARRDLKVETTYEIKTTKSEENVIIREIENVNMSRTLNFVFRQMNQEFITLLHLVDLRIGYFCADNDYYREVTLPELDGLLAEVIVEEKRAEIRNAILNQMTNIFDYKDRHHVFVEEEQFTDSDGNVVPLSSYLRVKKDYTTEYYDEATGTKISVPGIIMAANRHVLRTDGIAVEAVLGQGEALDAYSRNLQEQAVREKELRNDMLEAEIKMKQLALSILKERDEAAAQIYSLLNPAPIAEEESTPAAAVTLR, encoded by the coding sequence ATGTCCACAAATAAAAAGCAAGACGCCTCCCTTCGCTTAGCCGGAGAAACCAGTGCACCCATCATCAGTTACAACGTACCTGAACCGACATCCTACACCGGTCGTACCTACATTGAACTGACATTTCCCGACGATAGTTTTCTTCCGTCAGCAGCCGGTAATAACTCAATCGTTTCACGAGCAGCATCCGCCAAAAACGAATCTCCGGTTGAGGCGTTACGTAAAGCGAAGCGATCGGGAGAACGGATGACTGAAAAGCTTAAAAAGCTCACCGAAGAGGAGGTCGAGCAAGCAGCCCTTGAAGGCAAGCAGCTGTCAATTTGCCGGACAATGACTGGTGCATTGGCCCACCGGTTCAAAGGTGATTCTACCGCTTCTATAAATGCGGTGAACGCAGCTTCCCTTCGCCCGCCTCTGCCTACGACCGACGACGGCGGATACCCTCCTTCCGTTCCCACGGATCCGGGCGGCGGTGGTGACGGCAGCTTTCCTGACCCGGTAGATCCGAAAATCAGCGTGTCGATTACTTCGCCGGCCCCAAACACCAGGATTACCGGACCACATACCGGAGCTCCAGTGACCATCACGGGTAAAGCCTTGGTAACCGTAGGCGGAGGCACGATTTCACATGTCAGAGTTAAAATAGGAGATGGAGACTACAATGAAGCCACGCTTTTAACCAATGGTTCCTGGACGTTCAATACAATAATTGCGACAGAAGGAAGCCTGGCCATTAAAGCACAGGCAGAGCACAGTTTCGGTTCGGTTACGAACGTATCGACGGTAACGGTAAACGTAGATCTCGAGGATCCGGACACGGTTCCACCAACCGTAGCAATTACCTCCCCTGTTCCGGGACAGCATTACAGCGCTGCCGGGAGAGACTCCATTTCCGTCATGATTGAGGGTACCGCGTCGGATATGCATGGTGTTTCCAAAGTCGAACTTATTGTTGATGGCGGAGCCTCGGTGTTGGTCGATACGTCTGACCGATACGCAAACTGGAAAAAAGCGCTGACGTTAGGAGCAGGAAACCATTCAATTGTAGCTCGCGCTACAGACAGCTTTGGATTAACTGGAGAAACGAGCCTCACGGTATTGATCGATGCCACTCCACCCACCATTTCTATTACTTCGCCCGCAGCAGACGGAAATGTGGCCGGGACGCATACGAAAGGAGCAATCCTGGAGGTGACGGGAACTGCCCTAGACGATCATGGCATACGAGTCGTAGAGGTGACTGTTGATAATAATCCCGTTTATACACGTGCAGCCGAAGTCGAGCCTAATAATTGGTCAAAGTGGAAAGCCGCCGTTCAAATTGACCAATCTGGCCCTCATTTTATAACTGCTAGAGCAACGGATCTTGCAGGCAATACGGTGGAGACAATGATAAAGGTGAATGTCACCATCGTTCCGGAGATTACCTCCCGCACTAACCGCATCATTTTGATTGAGTCCTACCGCCTTTCTTCTTTCTGCGGACAATACGGGATTGGCCGCATGCTGAACACGTTCTCTCTTCTGCCGGGCGAAAAGAGCAAAATAACGATTCGGTCCTATACGCAAAGTGAAGAAAGCTTAAAGGATGCGTCCAGCATTCTTGATTCCGTAACGGACGATATCGCATTGGAATTCGAAAAATCAATCGGGGACGAATCGTCCAATAAAACAGTATATGAGGAAAGCGATGCCTACAAACTTGAAGCAAGCATGGGTATCAGCTGGGGCGGATGCCTGAGCGCATCGGCAAGTGCATCAACTAGTGGCACGACGAATGCCGCGCGCGAGCAACTGACCAAAAACATTGTAAATGCGGCCGAAAAACATGTGTCCAAAGCCTCGGCACGCCGTGACTTGAAAGTGGAAACCACTTACGAAATCAAAACGACCAAATCGGAAGAAAACGTCATTATCCGAGAGATCGAAAATGTGAATATGAGCCGTACTCTTAATTTCGTGTTCCGTCAAATGAATCAGGAATTTATAACGCTGCTACACCTGGTAGATTTGCGGATCGGCTATTTCTGTGCAGATAACGACTACTACAGGGAAGTGACGCTTCCGGAGCTTGATGGCCTTTTGGCTGAGGTGATCGTGGAAGAAAAACGGGCTGAAATCCGAAATGCAATTTTGAATCAAATGACAAACATTTTCGATTACAAGGATCGCCACCATGTCTTCGTTGAGGAAGAACAGTTTACTGATTCTGATGGAAATGTCGTGCCACTCTCCAGTTATTTGAGAGTTAAGAAAGACTACACTACAGAATACTATGACGAAGCCACTGGAACAAAAATTAGTGTCCCCGGCATTATTATGGCAGCCAACCGGCATGTTCTTCGTACTGATGGCATTGCCGTCGAAGCGGTGCTCGGACAGGGCGAAGCGCTGGATGCTTACTCCCGCAATCTGCAGGAACAAGCCGTTCGAGAGAAGGAGCTCCGCAACGATATGCTGGAGGCAGAGATCAAAATGAAACAGCTTGCCCTGTCGATTCTAAAAGAACGCGATGAGGCGGCGGCTCAAATTTACAGTTTGCTGAACCCTGCACCGATTGCAGAGGAAGAATCCACCCCGGCTGCTGCTGTTACTCTTAGATAA